ATTCGGGATTAGAAATTCCCGCCAATCAACTGTCACGCATTTTCGAGCCATTCTATCGCCTGTCCAAAAATGACCCCTGGAAATCCAGCGGTACCGGACTGGAACTAGCATTAGTCAAGAAAATGGTTCAACATTTAGGCGGGTCAATTTATGTAGAGAGTGTAGCCGGTCAAACCACCTTCATCGTCGAATTGCCGATTTAACTTTTGGGCTAGTAAATTGGACAAAACTGTGCTATGATGGAACTTCATGTGGGTGACTAGCTCAACGGTAGAGCAGTAGACTCTTAATCTATTGGTTGCGGGTTCAAATCCCTCGTCACCCACTACTTTCAGCCCACTCGATATTTCATCTTGCCTAAATCTTGCCTAGAGTTCTTGCCTAGAGTTAGCTTAAACAGCAAGAAGCCCCGCACCATACACTTCGTGTTGGTGTCGGGATGAATTGCGCGACAAAAAGGAGACGCCATTCAATCAATTTTTACCGCAGGTGAAACAGATTGAATGGCAGTCGAGTTTTTGTCAATTTCTGGATTCGGTAGTGAATCGATAAATTCTTCTAAAACTTGTGTCATTGTTTTATCAACTTGTATTGAATATAACTGCAACTTATTATATCTACGTTCAGACATCCTTAACCCTAATCTTTTTCATGATGACTGTACACTGTTTGTACATTCATGGTAGCATATAACAAGTTAAGTGAGAGGTCGAATCACGATGAAAACAACTTACCAGTATCAGTTTTACCCAGATACTAATCAAAAGATAGAGCTTAACGAGTGGTTAAGAATATCTCGTTACAGCACTTTCCTGAATCATGAAGTACAGTAGCAGCAGTTAGCAAACCAATTTCGCAGATGCATAGGATTGATTAGATTTAAAGCAATTGCAATCAATACATCTACCATTTGAGTAGTTTTTGGAGAAAATGTTTTGATAAAAGCTTTAAGCTGTGACCACCAATGTTCAATGGGATTAAAATCTGGTGAATAAGAAGATAGATTGATGACACTGGCACCAACAGATTCAATTATGGGCGTAATTTCATCGATCTTATGGGCAAATAGGTTATCCATTATGACAACTGCACCTTTCCATAATTGAGGCACTAACAACTTTTCTATAAACACGCGAAAAGCATTACTATCCATTGAACCATCTAGTGTCATCACAGCCAATACTTTATCCATACTGATTGCGCCGATAATAGTGACTTTTTTACCTCGATAAAATGGTTTTACATCATATACTCTACTTCCTTTTTCACTACGAGCTTTTGGACGCATTAACCCAAGCAGTAAGCCTGCTTCATCCAAAAAAACCAGATTTTTCGGCTCTATATCTCTGACTTTCTCTCTGTATTCACACCTGAGCAATTGAACTCTATCGGTAGCTGCCTGACTGCTGCGAACCGTTTTTTTTTACGAGTTAGATTTAATTTTTGCAATTCTCTACACATCATGCTGGAACTCACTAGTTGCCCCTCAGTTAAGAGCCAATATTCACAATATTCAGAGAGAGTTGCATCTGGATACTTTTTTACCAATGCAACAAGTTGAGCCGCAGAATCTGCTAATACCGCTTTTTTTCTTGTCCCTTGCTTACCAGGATTAACATGTCCTTTCTCTTTATACTGTCTCAACATTTTTTGTACAAAAGCTTTACCAACACCAAAGTTTACAGCTAACTTTCTAACTGAAATATTTCCTAACTGATAAGCATTGACTATTTTTTCTCTCAGATCGACGGAATATGGTTTCATAATAATAATTTATCTATCTTACATATTGTACTTCACATTGCTGGAAAGTGCTGTATGGTTAAAAAACCAGTACAGCACGCACTACTTAATTTATCCAGAGATATTGCTGCTACTGGCTCCAAGGTAATGGTAATCGAACTCCCAGAGGGTGAACAGAAGGGGGCTGACGATTACATTACTGCTAACGGTAAGCCTGCTTTTGAGGAGTTGATATCAGCCGCACCTACTATAGAAGAATGGAAAATACACCTAAATGAACGTTGGCTTCTAGAAAAAGAAAAAGCCAAATCATCAATAAATTCAAAGGTTGCTAGAAACCTACATTTGATTAAGCAAGGGTGGGGAGGATTCTTAAGATTCAATCTCTTAAAGAATCAAGTTGAAGCCACTGATGGAATTTTTGATCTAGATGAATCTAGACTAAAAATAGCTTTGGATTTTGATATAGACGTTCCAGAAAGGGATGCAATTTCAATCATTGAAAGAATAGCAAAAGAGCAATCTTACCACCCAGTACAAGAATATCTAGAAAAAGTCGCAGAGAAATACCCTGAGCCTGATCTATCAGTTCTGGATAATCTAGCTACCAAATATTTCGGGTCAACAGAAAGGCTGCATAATGTTTACATGAGAAAAACGCTCATTGCGGCGGTAGCTCGAATTTATGAACCAGAATGCAAACACGATCACGTTACCGTAATAGTCGGAGAGCAAGGTACGGGTAAGAGTACTTTCTGGAAGACGCTTTTTGGGACTGAATTCTTTTCCGATCAGCTAGGGGAAGCATCCAAAGCTGAGGATGACCTAATGAAATTACATCAATTTTGGGCGCTAGAGTGGTCAGAATTTGAGACGGTTTACAGGCGCAAAGAAGTTGGTCAAATCAAAAAATTTATCACCAGCCCTGTTGACAATTTTCGCGTCCCCTATGCCAGAAAAAA
The Gloeotrichia echinulata CP02 DNA segment above includes these coding regions:
- a CDS encoding helix-turn-helix domain-containing protein; translated protein: MKTTYQYQFYPDTNQKIELNEWLRISRYSTFLNHEVQ
- a CDS encoding IS630 family transposase, translated to MLRCEYREKVRDIEPKNLVFLDEAGLLLGLMRPKARSEKGSRVYDVKPFYRGKKVTIIGAISMDKVLAVMTLDGSMDSNAFRVFIEKLLVPQLWKGAVVIMDNLFAHKIDEITPIIESVGASVINLSSYSPDFNPIEHWWSQLKAFIKTFSPKTTQMVDVLIAIALNLINPMHLRNWFANCCYCTS
- a CDS encoding transposase → MKPYSVDLREKIVNAYQLGNISVRKLAVNFGVGKAFVQKMLRQYKEKGHVNPGKQGTRKKAVLADSAAQLVALVKKYPDATLSEYCEYWLLTEGQLVSSSMMCRELQKLNLTRKKKRFAAVRQLPIEFNCSGVNTERKSEI